The following coding sequences lie in one Rothia sp. SD9660Na genomic window:
- a CDS encoding DEAD/DEAH box helicase: protein MTNPDTTKTFADYGVRQDIADALAEKGIVSPFPIQALTLPVALSGQDIIGQAKTGTGKTLGFGLPALQSVAVPGTDAFNQLPAPGAPQALIIVPTRELAIQVGDDLSVAASKTGVRVATLYGGRPYDSQVKELEKGVELIVGTPGRLIDLHRQKYLNLSQIKIVVLDEADEMLDLGFLPDVERILSAIPEVRQTMLFSATMPGPVLTMARRYMSRPMHIRAEYGEEETMTKASIRQVIYRAHPLDKDELVGRILRAEGRGRTVIFTKTKRSAAKLSDELTARGFAAGAIHGDLNQGAREQALRAFRNGKIDILVATDVAARGIDVEDVTHVINYQCPEDEKTYLHRVGRTGRAEKEGTAVTLVDWEDVPRWKLINKALELGVDEPVETYSSSPHLFTDLGIAKGTKGRLPKEERTAAGLQAEEAEDFGGAQAREKRQERGGRGNRRGRSGSRSPRREGSRSGGEGRGQKRDDQRGGQSGEADSKPRRRRTRRVEGEAGQERPARRQRQQKPADAAEGGQQGEGQSRRRRRTRRVEGSQDS, encoded by the coding sequence GTGACTAACCCTGATACCACTAAAACTTTCGCAGACTACGGCGTGCGCCAAGACATTGCCGATGCCCTCGCCGAGAAAGGCATCGTCTCCCCCTTCCCCATTCAGGCCCTGACTCTGCCGGTGGCTCTATCTGGCCAGGACATCATCGGTCAGGCTAAGACCGGTACCGGTAAGACCCTGGGCTTTGGTCTGCCTGCCCTGCAGAGCGTTGCAGTTCCGGGTACGGACGCCTTCAACCAGCTTCCCGCCCCGGGTGCGCCTCAGGCCCTGATTATAGTCCCCACCCGCGAACTGGCTATCCAGGTGGGCGATGACCTCTCTGTCGCTGCCTCAAAGACCGGCGTGCGAGTAGCGACCCTCTACGGCGGCCGCCCCTACGACAGCCAGGTCAAAGAACTGGAAAAGGGCGTTGAGCTGATTGTGGGCACCCCGGGCCGCCTGATTGACCTGCACCGCCAGAAGTACCTCAACCTGAGCCAGATCAAGATTGTGGTACTCGATGAGGCCGACGAGATGCTTGACCTGGGCTTCCTGCCCGATGTGGAGCGCATTCTCTCAGCCATACCCGAGGTACGCCAGACCATGCTCTTCTCGGCAACCATGCCCGGGCCCGTCCTGACCATGGCCCGCCGCTACATGAGCCGCCCCATGCACATCCGCGCTGAATACGGCGAAGAAGAGACCATGACCAAGGCCTCAATCCGCCAGGTTATTTACCGAGCCCACCCCCTCGATAAGGACGAGCTGGTCGGCCGTATTCTGCGCGCCGAAGGCCGGGGCCGCACCGTCATTTTCACCAAGACCAAGCGCTCCGCTGCCAAGCTCTCTGACGAGCTGACTGCCCGAGGTTTTGCGGCCGGCGCTATCCACGGCGACCTCAACCAGGGGGCGCGTGAGCAGGCCCTGCGGGCCTTCCGCAACGGCAAGATTGACATTCTGGTTGCAACCGATGTGGCAGCCCGCGGTATTGACGTTGAGGACGTCACCCACGTCATCAACTACCAGTGCCCCGAGGATGAGAAGACCTACCTGCACCGTGTGGGCCGCACCGGTCGCGCCGAGAAGGAAGGCACCGCCGTTACCCTGGTGGACTGGGAGGACGTGCCCCGCTGGAAGCTCATCAACAAGGCCCTGGAACTGGGTGTGGACGAGCCGGTTGAAACCTATTCTTCCTCTCCCCACCTCTTCACTGACCTGGGTATTGCCAAGGGAACCAAGGGCCGCCTGCCCAAGGAGGAGCGCACCGCAGCAGGTCTGCAGGCTGAAGAGGCTGAGGACTTTGGTGGTGCCCAGGCTCGTGAGAAGCGCCAGGAGCGCGGTGGCCGCGGGAATCGTCGCGGACGTTCGGGCTCCCGTTCTCCGCGCCGCGAGGGCTCACGCTCTGGCGGTGAGGGCCGGGGGCAGAAGCGCGATGACCAGCGTGGCGGCCAGAGCGGGGAGGCTGATTCCAAGCCGCGCCGCCGCCGTACCCGCCGGGTCGAGGGGGAAGCCGGACAGGAGCGTCCGGCCCGCCGCCAGCGCCAGCAGAAGCCTGCTGACGCGGCTGAAGGTGGCCAGCAGGGTGAGGGCCAGAGCCGCCGTCGCCGCCGCACCCGCCGGGTAGAGGGCAGCCAAGACTCATAG
- a CDS encoding DUF3107 domain-containing protein produces MEIKIGVINVPSQVVIDTDETASDVRAKVAAALEQGGILELTDSKGSTTLVPAANIGYVELGAETKHRIGFGIGQ; encoded by the coding sequence ATGGAAATCAAGATTGGCGTTATCAACGTGCCTAGCCAGGTCGTCATCGACACCGACGAAACCGCCTCAGACGTCCGCGCCAAAGTCGCTGCGGCTCTTGAACAGGGCGGCATCCTGGAACTGACCGATTCTAAGGGCTCCACCACCCTGGTTCCGGCCGCAAACATCGGCTATGTCGAGCTGGGCGCTGAAACCAAACACCGCATTGGCTTCGGTATCGGCCAGTAA
- a CDS encoding TetR/AcrR family transcriptional regulator, translating into MSTTIFSADSDPGDPIDPSGASRLPKDLRRQQLIGNAVRVFASRGYHTTTMDHIATASNVTKPVLYQHFTGKRDLYLAVLDEQINNLMTQLVQPLYTTKVNRERVQGVIGAFFNFARNNVAGYRVIFESDIQNDYSVQERTENMHITIAKRIAEVLAPNAGIPFEEALMTARMLTGMVQAAAHMVIGTDASPQQLAMAERAVFRLAWGGISIIDEDWE; encoded by the coding sequence ATGTCTACCACCATATTTTCAGCTGACTCCGACCCCGGCGACCCCATCGACCCGTCCGGAGCCTCCCGCCTGCCCAAAGACCTGCGCCGCCAGCAGCTCATCGGCAACGCCGTGCGTGTTTTTGCTTCCCGGGGCTATCACACCACTACCATGGACCACATCGCCACCGCCTCTAACGTGACCAAGCCTGTGCTCTACCAGCACTTCACCGGCAAACGCGACCTCTACCTGGCCGTGCTCGATGAACAAATCAATAACCTTATGACCCAGCTGGTGCAGCCCCTCTACACCACCAAGGTCAACCGCGAACGGGTGCAGGGCGTCATCGGGGCTTTCTTCAATTTTGCCCGCAACAATGTAGCAGGCTACCGCGTCATCTTTGAATCCGACATTCAGAACGACTACTCGGTACAAGAACGTACCGAAAACATGCACATCACTATCGCCAAGCGAATCGCCGAGGTACTAGCACCCAATGCGGGCATACCCTTTGAAGAGGCCCTGATGACGGCCCGCATGCTCACCGGTATGGTGCAGGCAGCTGCCCACATGGTCATCGGCACCGACGCCTCACCCCAGCAGCTTGCAATGGCTGAGCGCGCCGTCTTCCGCCTGGCCTGGGGCGGTATCTCCATCATCGACGAAGACTGGGAGTAG
- a CDS encoding glutamyl-tRNA reductase, translating into MTIFSLVASHRSVDLTTVAHLSEGVEKIHRDLERTGIRGEVILSTCNRLELYAEIPSKPGATDQNIANDVATASEHIFDLLSQRSGLSYDLVENSFDVLVNTDAAHHLFTVASGLESAVVGEREITGQVRRALSLSQEQGRATGNLVRLFEHGAQTARRIGQQTMLGSRGRSIVSVALDMADDIADKIWENRRVLVFGTGAYAGATVAALHSRGTTDIWIYSRSDRAATFADKRGVQAVPHGELHEQMAAADIIIGCSGGASPMLPIEIPAGKRVILDLALSRDFAPEVADLPEVELITLESVRLAAPEETVESVHTARTIVDEAAAEFSIKEKARSVDAAIVALRQHTMSVLDAELAKVHNQYGCTAATEQLELAMRRMVKSLLHTPTVRARDMAREGRVDDYVAALEALYGIEVQETPEEAEPQTDAS; encoded by the coding sequence GTGACTATTTTCAGCCTTGTAGCATCGCATCGCTCAGTCGACCTCACCACCGTGGCTCACCTCAGCGAAGGCGTTGAGAAAATCCACCGGGATCTTGAACGCACCGGCATTCGTGGTGAGGTGATTTTGTCTACCTGCAACCGCTTAGAGCTCTACGCCGAGATTCCCAGCAAGCCGGGAGCCACCGACCAGAATATCGCCAACGATGTTGCCACCGCCTCAGAGCACATCTTCGACCTGCTCTCCCAGCGGTCCGGGCTTTCCTACGACCTGGTAGAAAACAGCTTTGATGTGCTGGTGAATACCGATGCAGCCCACCACCTCTTCACTGTAGCCTCAGGCCTAGAGTCGGCCGTTGTGGGCGAACGCGAAATTACCGGCCAGGTGCGCCGCGCCCTATCTCTCTCCCAGGAGCAAGGACGGGCCACCGGCAACCTGGTGCGCCTCTTTGAGCACGGTGCCCAGACCGCCCGCCGGATCGGCCAGCAAACCATGCTGGGCTCCCGGGGCCGCTCCATCGTGTCGGTTGCCCTGGATATGGCCGATGACATCGCCGACAAAATCTGGGAGAACCGCCGGGTTCTGGTCTTTGGTACTGGTGCCTACGCCGGGGCTACCGTAGCTGCCCTGCACTCTCGGGGGACGACCGATATCTGGATATACTCCCGCTCAGATCGTGCAGCCACTTTTGCCGACAAACGCGGAGTACAGGCAGTGCCCCACGGGGAACTGCACGAGCAGATGGCAGCGGCCGATATCATCATCGGCTGCTCGGGTGGCGCTTCCCCCATGCTCCCCATCGAAATCCCCGCTGGTAAGCGCGTCATCCTTGATTTAGCGCTCTCTCGCGACTTCGCCCCCGAGGTAGCAGACCTACCCGAGGTAGAACTGATTACCCTCGAATCTGTGCGCCTGGCTGCCCCCGAAGAGACCGTAGAGTCCGTGCACACCGCCCGCACAATTGTGGACGAAGCCGCCGCAGAATTCTCCATCAAAGAGAAGGCCCGCAGTGTCGACGCTGCTATTGTTGCTCTCAGACAACACACCATGAGCGTACTCGACGCCGAGCTAGCTAAGGTGCACAACCAGTACGGATGCACCGCAGCAACTGAACAGCTTGAACTCGCAATGCGCCGCATGGTCAAGTCCCTCCTGCACACCCCGACCGTCCGTGCCCGAGACATGGCACGCGAAGGCCGGGTAGACGACTATGTAGCGGCCCTCGAAGCCCTCTACGGTATCGAAGTGCAAGAAACCCCCGAAGAGGCCGAGCCCCAAACCGACGCCTCCTAG
- the hemE gene encoding uroporphyrinogen decarboxylase, with translation MSQTVSSALRQRPLLTDEQLAHLPATHPLKTAGTGESPMIRTLTGREAEHAPVWFMRQAGRSLPEYREIREGIPMLDSCLNPELAAEITVQPVRRHKVDAGIFFSDIVIPMKLAGVGVDIVPGRGPVLDAPVRTLEDIKNLPELEDSALDPIREAVALTVEKLGSTPLIGFAGAPFTVAAYMVEGGPSRDHLRPRTMMHADPEAWAALGAWAARTSAQFLAAQIEAGASAVQLFDSWAGSLGEADYRRFVMPHSAATLAAVEHYGVPRIHFGTGTAELLPAMLEAGADVIGVDYRLPLSEAQRRLGGGIVLQGNIDPALLASGWEALAAHTDAVLEEGRTAPAHVVNLGHGVPPTTDPTVLTRLVDYIHTSTRKG, from the coding sequence ATGAGTCAGACCGTGTCATCAGCGCTGCGTCAGCGCCCCCTGCTCACCGACGAGCAGCTTGCCCACCTGCCCGCTACCCATCCCCTGAAGACCGCCGGTACTGGCGAGTCACCCATGATTCGTACCCTGACCGGGCGCGAAGCCGAGCACGCCCCGGTCTGGTTCATGCGCCAGGCAGGACGCTCCCTACCCGAGTACCGCGAAATTCGCGAGGGAATCCCCATGCTGGATTCCTGCCTCAACCCCGAACTGGCTGCAGAAATTACGGTTCAGCCGGTGCGCCGCCACAAGGTCGATGCCGGTATCTTCTTCTCAGATATCGTCATCCCCATGAAGCTAGCCGGTGTGGGTGTCGATATCGTTCCCGGGCGAGGCCCCGTGCTCGATGCCCCCGTCCGCACCCTTGAGGACATCAAGAACCTACCCGAACTCGAAGATTCCGCTCTTGACCCCATTCGAGAAGCCGTTGCCCTGACCGTTGAGAAGCTGGGCTCTACCCCGCTCATCGGTTTTGCCGGTGCCCCCTTCACCGTGGCCGCCTACATGGTAGAGGGCGGGCCCTCCCGCGACCACCTGCGTCCGCGCACCATGATGCACGCCGACCCCGAAGCCTGGGCCGCCCTGGGCGCCTGGGCCGCCCGTACCTCAGCCCAGTTCCTGGCTGCCCAGATTGAGGCGGGCGCCTCAGCCGTGCAGCTCTTCGACTCCTGGGCAGGGTCCCTGGGTGAGGCCGACTACCGCCGCTTCGTTATGCCCCACTCCGCAGCCACCCTCGCAGCCGTTGAACACTACGGGGTGCCCCGAATCCACTTTGGTACCGGCACCGCCGAATTGCTGCCCGCCATGCTCGAAGCCGGCGCCGACGTCATCGGCGTTGACTACCGCCTGCCCCTTTCAGAAGCCCAGCGCCGACTGGGCGGTGGCATCGTCTTGCAGGGCAACATCGACCCGGCCCTGCTGGCATCGGGCTGGGAGGCCCTCGCCGCCCACACCGATGCAGTTCTTGAAGAAGGACGCACCGCGCCGGCCCACGTGGTTAACCTGGGGCACGGCGTGCCCCCCACCACCGACCCCACCGTCCTGACCCGCCTGGTCGACTACATCCACACCTCAACCCGCAAAGGCTAG